The genomic region GGCGCTTTCCGACAAGGACTTTTACGAGCGCACGCTCGGCCACATTCCGCTCGGCCGGATCGGCGATACGGACGACGTCGTCGGCGCCGTCGTCTTCCTGGCCTCGCCGGCCGCTTCGCTGATCACGGGTCTGAACCTGCTCGTCGACGGCGGCTGGTCGGTCGCTTGAGGCTCGCTCAACCTCTCGAAGATCGAGGAGCAGCTACGCTCGGCGAGTGGTTACTGATACGCCGCCGAGGCGTGATTTGGCATGGCGAAGCTGATATCCTGCGCGGGCTGCAGCGCCGCGCGTCTTATTAGACGCGCAAAGGACGCTGCAGCACTTTGAATTGCTGCGTGTTTTTATCCTTAATCCGCTCGCGGTCTAAGGAAACATGCAGTGAACGCGGGGAGGGAAAGCCATGCGGATCGCGGTGATGGGCTCGGGCGGTATCGGGGGCTATATCGGCCTCAGGCTCGCGAAAGCGGGCGAAGACGTCACTTTCATCGCGCGCGGCGAGCACCTGTATGTGATGCGCAGCCGGGGGCTCAGGCTCGAAAGCCCGCTCGGCAATGCCAGCCTGGCGAATGTCACCGCCACCGACGATCCTGCCGAGGTCGGCGTGGTCGATCTGGTAATCTTCGCGGTCAAGCTCTACGACGGCGAGGAAGCGGCGGCCGCGATTGTGCCGATGGTCGGGCCGAAGACGACCGTCCTGACGTTGCAGAACGGCGTCGATGGGGTCGACATCCTCGCGCGTTCCGTACCAAGCTCGCAGGTCGTGGCCGGCGCCATCTACATTTCCACCTATCTGGAAGAGCCGGGTCTGATCAAGCAGACGAGCGGGATGACGCAGATGACGGTCGGCGGGCGCAGCGACCTGATGATCGCCGCCTTCCGCGAGGCCTGCGCGCGGGCCGAGGGGATCTCCCTCCAGGTGGTCGACGATGTCGAGCCGGTGCTGTGGATGAAGTTCGTGACCCTCGCCGCCTTTTCCGGCGGCACCAGCCTGATGCGCTCCGGCATCGGGGCGATCATCGCCGACCCGGAGGGGCGCAAGTTCATGGAGCAATTGCGCGACGAGGGCATGGCGATCGCCGCGGCCAAGGGCCACCCGATGCCGGAAGGCTATGTGCAGCAGGCCACGTCGCTCTGGCAGATGGTGCCGCCGGAAACGCAATCCTCCATGGCCAACGACCTTCAGCGCGGCAGGCGGCTCGAACTCGAATGGCTGTCGGGCCGAATGCACGCGCTCGGACAGGAACTCGGCGTGCCGACCCCGGCGCACACGGCGGTCTACCGCGCGCTTCATCTTTACGCGAACGGCGCGCCGGAGGGGTAGCACGCTTTTTTCGTTTCAAGAGGGTGCCGTAGCGATGGCGTCGCAGTTTCGAGCGCACTTCAGACTTTGTTAACCAGAGCAATCTAGGGTTGCGTGCACTGGAACCATGCCTGCATGAACGCCGGTTTCGCAGAATGGGAACCGTCCGCATGAGCGCGGACTACCCCAGGGAACAGGCTATGACCTCAGTATCGTCCGTCTCTGACAACACCGCAGCCCTGATGATTCTGCAGCAAAGCAGAGTTGCGGACGACAAGCCGCCGAGCGCAGCTGATCCACTGCTCGAAGCGGCAAACAAGGTCTCGAGCGAGCCGAGCGCCGCTCAGACGCAGGCAGTCGCAGCCGTCAACAGCGCGCTGCTGGATCTCGCCGCGAAGCAGGATTCACTCGTCTCGATCGCGATGAAATTCATCGACTCCGACAAGTTCAAGTCCAGCGATCCGACAATCAAGGAGACGCTGAAGAAGGTGATCGAGTCCAATCGCGAGGCCTTCGCTGCAAGGATCATGGATCAGCAGGCGAACCAGCCGGGAATGCTGCTGGAAGAAGCGATTGCCAACGCGGTCACCATGACGATCAGGGGCAATCGCGACCGCTTTGCAGAAGGTGAAATCTTCGTCGGCTACAAGACATCGGGTAACCTGATCCTGCACAACATCGCTGATATCACGGGCTACAGTTCATCCCGCTATCTCGAGGAGGATCTGGAGGAGGCGCAGGATGCCTACGAGCAGGCGGTTCGTGGGCTCGAAGAGGCGGAAGATGATCAGCTGCGATGGGCGACGCGAGATCATGAGGTCGCCTCACGTTACTATGAAGAGGCGCAGGACGCGCTGATGGAATGGAACGCGACCTGGCTCAGGAAGTTCGGCTGGCTCGATTAGGGTTGTGCTGCGAGCGGGCTCCCTACAGCGCCGCGCGTCCAATCGGACACCACAGTACACGACAGTAGCCCAATTGGTTTCGCGGATGCTTTTTTTGCCCTCATTCCTGTGACGAGCACAGGAATGAGCGGCTGTCTTGGTCGTCAAGCGTTTTGCTGCCATGGCTTTTGGTCCCTGAGGATGGCGTTGAGGACGGTGAGCAGCTTGCGCATGACGGCGACGATAGCGACTTTCTTGGGCCGGCCGCGCTCGGTCAGGCGGTCGTAGAAGCGCTTGAAGATCGGGTTGTGGCGGATGGCGACGAGTGCGGCCATGTAGAGCACGTTGCGCACGGCGGTTCGTCCGCCGGCGATGGTCCTGCGGCCGCGCATCAACCCGGAGTCGCGGTTGATGGGAGCGACACCAACGAGGGCGGCGAGCTGCTGCCGGCCAATGCTGCCGAGTTCGGGGATCTCGGCGATCAGGGTGCGAGCGGTGACGTCGCCGATGCCGGGCACCGACTTCAAAAGTGCCTCCTTTTCGCGCCAGACTGGCGAGCCCTTGATGCCATCACCGATGTCGCGATCGAGCTCGGCGAGCTCCTTCGCGAGAAAGGCGATATGACGATCGAGCTTCTTGGCGAGACGCTTGTCGGCGGCGCGCCGGCGGCGATTGGCCTCCATGCCGATCATCTCGACGATCTGGCGGCGCCTGGCCACCAGCTCGGCGAAGTGAGCGATCTCCGGCCCCGGCAACGACCTGACCTCGGGCCGAATGCGTTCGGCAAACAGCGCGATCGCCTCGGCGTCGAGCGCATCGGTCTTGGCCAGCCGGCCGGTCGCGCGGGCGAAGTCGCGGATCTGGCGCGGGTTGACGACACACAGCGGCAGCCCGGCACCGGCGAGCGCGGCGGCGACGGTGACTTCGAAGCCGCCGGTTGCCTCGAGCACGACGAGCGCAACGGGCAGAGCGGCGAGGCGAGCGACAAGCTCGTCCAGCCCCTTGCCGTCGCGGGAAACGAAGAATGCCTCGCCCGACGGCCGCAGATGGACGTCGAGGCGATCCTTGGAAACATCGATGCCGACGAAGACGGCGAGCGGTTCGTCCATGACCCATCCTTGTGAATGCGGGCGCGTGCCCAAGCGGCTGTTCGGGTTTGGGACTGCGAAAACGGCGGCCGCACCAGGCTCATTCACGGGCTTCGAAGCCCCAGGGCGTGTCGGGCCGACCGCCGCCTTCAACCTCGCCGATCGCGTTCCGGCAGGCAACTGAAAGATACAAGGGCAAGAGGAGATGCGTTACCGCACCAACGAGGTAGAAGCTGGCTACTGTCGTCTACTGTGATCGGACGCGCAACGGTCGCTGTGGCACTTAGAATCGCTGCATGATTTTGTCCTCAAATCGATTCCGATTTGCGGAATCATGCAGTAAGCTCCGCGGCAATTCACACCGGGATTGCCTGATGTCGCTTCGCCTTGCCACCTTCAATATCGAAAACCTCATGAGCCGCTTCGATTTTTCCGGCTTTCGCAACCAGTTGAAACAGGATCGCGTGTTGAGGCTTTTCGACGTTAGGAGCGAAGCTGAGTATCAGCGGCTGGAGGAGGCGCGAACGATCGCGCATACGGACGACACGCGGCAGATGTCGGCGCTGGCGATTGCCGATTGCGACGCGGATATCCTCTGCCTGCAGGAGTCCGACAACATGGCGGCGCTCCAGGCCTTCGAATACGGCTATCTCTTCCGCATGGCCGGCAACGGCTACCGGCAGAAATACCTGATCGAGGGCAATGATTCACGCGGCATCGATGTCGCCGTGCTGATGCGCGAGGAGACGCGCGACGGTCAGCCGATCGAGTGCCTGGACGTCAAGAGTCATGCGGGGCTCACCTATGCCGACCTC from Sinorhizobium garamanticum harbors:
- a CDS encoding ketopantoate reductase family protein, producing MRIAVMGSGGIGGYIGLRLAKAGEDVTFIARGEHLYVMRSRGLRLESPLGNASLANVTATDDPAEVGVVDLVIFAVKLYDGEEAAAAIVPMVGPKTTVLTLQNGVDGVDILARSVPSSQVVAGAIYISTYLEEPGLIKQTSGMTQMTVGGRSDLMIAAFREACARAEGISLQVVDDVEPVLWMKFVTLAAFSGGTSLMRSGIGAIIADPEGRKFMEQLRDEGMAIAAAKGHPMPEGYVQQATSLWQMVPPETQSSMANDLQRGRRLELEWLSGRMHALGQELGVPTPAHTAVYRALHLYANGAPEG
- a CDS encoding IS110 family transposase, with the translated sequence MDEPLAVFVGIDVSKDRLDVHLRPSGEAFFVSRDGKGLDELVARLAALPVALVVLEATGGFEVTVAAALAGAGLPLCVVNPRQIRDFARATGRLAKTDALDAEAIALFAERIRPEVRSLPGPEIAHFAELVARRRQIVEMIGMEANRRRRAADKRLAKKLDRHIAFLAKELAELDRDIGDGIKGSPVWREKEALLKSVPGIGDVTARTLIAEIPELGSIGRQQLAALVGVAPINRDSGLMRGRRTIAGGRTAVRNVLYMAALVAIRHNPIFKRFYDRLTERGRPKKVAIVAVMRKLLTVLNAILRDQKPWQQNA